The region TGCCTGCACCACTTTCAAATGTGAAGGCCAGTCACCGCGCACCAGCGCCAGATAATCTTTCTGCATGCCTTTTTCACGTAACTGCTCGTGCAGCGAACGCAGCGCAGAACGTTTTTTTGCCACCAGCAAAATACCGGAAGTATCACGGTCAAGACGATGAACCAGTTCGAGGAAACGGGCTTCAGGACGCAGCGCGCGCAGGCCTTCAATCACACCAAAGCTAAGACCGCTACCACCATGTACAGCAGTACCCGATGGCTTGTTCAGCACCAGCAGATAATCGTCTTCATACAGAATGGCGTTCGCCAGCGCGGCAACTTTATCGAGTTTCGGTGATACTGCTTGCTCTTCACGCTCGGCCACGCGCACCGGCGGAATACGGACTTCATCCCCCGCCTGCAGTTTGTATTCGGGTTTCACGCGCCCTTTATTTACGCGCACCTCGCCTTTACGCAAGATGCGATAAATCATACTTTTCGGCACGCCCTTGAGCTGAGTGCGCAAAAAGTTATCGATACGTTGTTCGGCATTTTCAGCCGTAATGGCGACATAAAGTACGCCGGGATTCTCTGTTTTCATGGCGGCGATTCTAAATAGTGTCCCTGGATAGCGCCACCCCTTTTTCTGTGCTTAACTCTCTCTTTGTCGCGCCGGAAAAAGGTCATAATGATGACTTTTTAACCGATGCGGTGTTAAGCCCTGCAAATGAATAGGTTAAGGATGCACAAACTTCACAGCTCGGCAAAAGTCGCCTTGCTATATGTGAGTGAGCAATGGAATAATGCAGGGGTTTCTGCCCTGGAAAAATTCAGGCAGGAAAAAAGAGCGAAATAAGTCATTTTGCCGGATTGAACGGACACGCAGCAATGGCGTAAGACGTAATGTTAAATCAGGCACTTAGCGGGCTGCGGGTTGCA is a window of Pantoea rwandensis DNA encoding:
- the rluC gene encoding 23S rRNA pseudouridine(955/2504/2580) synthase RluC; its protein translation is MKTENPGVLYVAITAENAEQRIDNFLRTQLKGVPKSMIYRILRKGEVRVNKGRVKPEYKLQAGDEVRIPPVRVAEREEQAVSPKLDKVAALANAILYEDDYLLVLNKPSGTAVHGGSGLSFGVIEGLRALRPEARFLELVHRLDRDTSGILLVAKKRSALRSLHEQLREKGMQKDYLALVRGDWPSHLKVVQAPLLKNILQSGERVVRVSAEGKPSETRFKVEERFGFATLVKASPVTGRTHQIRVHTLHGGHPIAFDDRYGDRDFDRQLASTGLARLFLHAAALTFTHPNTGEVLRTEAPLDNALKHCLAQLRQKKA